aaaatgtttataaaactGAGATGTGAAGAATGAGTGGTACCGTTTAACACCGTCTTTTCTAGCTTCGTAACCGACAGCAATCAGACCCCCACCTTTCCAAGAGTTGTATTGAACCACAGCAGTGGGTTGACCTCTCAAATGAGGTTGTTTCCGTTGCTCCACTAAaaggaaaaataaaataaaataaacaaacaattaTAGGAAGTGAGAAGATTTGGGTATATTTAACCTGTATTTTGGTGTTACATTCCCTAATTTTCTACTATTGAGATGAACTAACAGCGGATAGACTAAACAAGTCGAGCATAATAAATGAAAAGACAGTAGGAAGTTCAATTTCTGAAGCCAGTAAACGTATTTCCCCCTTAATAATCGGAGAACAACTCATTTAGTATCATTATAAACCAACTAATCGGAAAACCTAACGATTAAGAATATACAGAAGAGAGTACCTTGAACGTAGAAGCAATCCATATCGACGTGAGCAATGATCCTGGAATCCGACGTTTCTGGTCGCGCCACCggcatctctttctctctctccgtGGTACAAACTGCCCCCTTTTCCCTCCAATTCAAGCGTCTGAAAGGCTTTTAGTCAGAGGACATCACATAGGTTTAGGGTGTGTACGGAtgggtttggttcggtttttatcATTAATCATAATCATAACCGCTAACTTTGGTTATAATTAATCGGTTATGGTACGATTTCGGTTAATTTTGATTATTAACCAAAAAGTTTAGCTAAAATTACTTTTCAGCTAAAGTTAAAAGTTATACATCAATAGAGctacaaaataaaaatgaaacccATCAATCCATTATGTTAGAGTTAGCAAGGGCCTTTTTTTATAAGACAACCAATACTATATTTTTTTGTTAAACTACCAGCAAGATCCATTTTAATAAAGTAATTATGTAGTTAGTGTTGTAAACAAGATTCATACGATCATAACATCTCAGTTTTTCATCAAAATAAAGGGCATCTACATCAATATCATGTTTTTATTAACATACTTTTATATTAGTAGAAAAACCTCTATATGGTTATTGTAAAATATAAATCAATTAAATAGAATTATAGACTTAACATTacaatttcggttcggttttggttatatcggttaaccaaagcttcataaccataaccgattggtCAGTTAACCAAAGTTTTATAACCATCAGTTATGTTGATTATCAGTAAAAATCGGTTCtgttatggttcggttatcggctatggtggttaatttgctcacccctatgTAGGTGTAGACAAGATTTATTTTTCGATGGGTTGCGGCCTACGGGTTGAACTGTAATTTTAAGTAGATGATATGTAGTCTCTCTCTCCTCGTGGTATAAAGCGCCAGTGGCGAAGCTTGCCGTCGAAAACCACGGGGGgcgaaaatgtatatacccaataatttctatacgaaaactacatatataacactactgagcgtaAAATTCGGCCCCCGCTCCTATGATCCTGCGCCCCTGCAAACCGCCCCTTTTCCTTCCATTCAATTCAAGCTTCACAAAGGGTTTTAATCAACGTTCTTTGATCCGGGTCGGGGAATAAACTCTTACTGGTTCACTCGTCGAACTGGATTAAATAACCGGACAACATCATAAATAATATAAGTAAATAATGGTATGTATAAAAATACAAGTTTAAACATTAATAATCTTAAATGCTAAATTTCAACAAAATAACCCTATCATATTTCCATAATATAAATTAGCAACACATTATTGCATTGTGGTGTTGTACCCCAAGCATGgggagttttaaaaaaaaatgatttttttacttttaacctcaaAGGTTTTTATCTTTATATTTTTTaggctaaattgcacttttcgtcctttatgtttcaatgTTTCGACAGACGCTGTCCTTTTACTTTAAAAATTACACtgtatgtcctttatgtttgcaatcattaacgggcggtgtcctttcagttaaacccagttaacttttttatgttaaaaccccTCACGTGTAACTTTGTAAAACTCCTTATATGTGCAATACTCAAATTTTGTTTTAAATCAAACTTGCCTCCACCATTCACAAAACAATCTCTAAATCAACAATCTTCTTCACCAAACAATATCACAGCTGAAGCTAATTTTCCCAAACCTGCAACTCGACCGACTGACTCCTAAAACCTGCAATTGCTTATTCTACACTATCTAATTCAGGCGAACACAAACAAATCAGATTTGAATGAATCAACCATCATCTCAGATCGGACAATTTGTTCAAAACTCAACCAAAAACAATCATAAACAACATTTTCAATTAGGGGCGGACCTTATGTTGTCCGAGTCGTAGCACAGGCTACGGCTTAACTTTTTATCGGTAgtgtaaaattttatttttatttttcggTTTTTATACCAAGGATACCCCTGAACAACTACGATGACACCCCTAAAAAAGAGTCTGTAAGCCCAAATCAATTGAAAATAATAAGCCCAAATCCCAAGTGCCCAATATGTTAGCCCAAATCATTTGAAGATTGTAAATAATAAGCCCAATTGCCCAATATGTTAGCCCAAAATAATAAAAGATTGTAAATAATTGCCCAATTGCCTTGAAGTTTTAATGCACGACACGGCACAACTACGAGGATACCAATCAATTGAAAATAATAAGCCCAAATCCCAATTGCCCATTTCGTTACACTATAAGCGATGGCGATAAATTTGCAAACTTGAATGGAATAAGTGATCTTGCGCGTGTTATGGTTGAAACGGGAACGCATATTTCTTTTCATTCAGTTTATCGGGTAGTGAAGCTAGCTTTGcttttaccggttgcaaccgcaaccgttgaaagatgtttttcgaattgaagcttgtcaagacggatttacgcaatcgaatgggcACAAAATTTTTGAACAACGCTATGGTTTGTGCGATCGAAAATGATTTTTTACgtgaagtaaaagacgacgatgtgatggaacgatttcaagctatgaaaaaaagaagagaacaaatctattaggtatttgttttactttatttatttatttattgtcgttttttttaatattgtacgaTTGCACGGTGAAAAAAATTTTTAGGATACCCCTAagttaatgttctagttccgccaccGTAACATGATGCGTTTTGGAGTCAGATCTAAACACATGTATCGATTTGCTTAGTCTGTTGTTCTAAAGACTTTCATATTTTTCTGTTATATGATGATTTCAAAAACTATAATATCTATATAACTGTGTAATATCAACAAATGTATTGTAAATTTTGAACAATATTTCAGATTTCAGTCCCAATCTTTCTGCCAAACAAGTTGAATTCCGATTTATAATGTTCAAAGACTTCAAAAGTTTAATCGAAAATCATCAAACTTCAATTGATTTCACTGAAACAGACTGGTATGAACAAAATTTGTCCGAAATACACCAAATCAGTCCGTAAAACACAAACGACACACCGAAAATATCCAAAATTCACTAAAACTCAAtgaaaacacaccgaaaatcaaCCGTTTCAATCCGGAATTTATCGAAACTCAATCTCCGGTGACCTTACTATATAGCCAAATCATTTTCAATCAATTAACATATCACTAACAGCCGGATTGCACCGGAAGAAGCTAACAACTCTTTATTCTCATAACACAACGATAAATTCAATATCGCTGTTACACCGTGCTCTTGTAGTTCAGGATCTGAACACGAAATCAGTGAAATCAACGGTTTAATCGCTCCGGATTTCGCTATTTTAACTCGATTCTCTGGTTTGTTCTTCGCGAGCAATCGTAACTCATCGCCGCTTGTTTTCATCGAATCGGATTCCAGATCGGACACCAGTTGTTGAATCAGATCGTCGGATTTTTCAGTCGCGCACGCGAGAATCAGCCGCTTGCTCTGTAGCGACGTCGTCGGGAACTCGCCGGAGCGGTTGCAGTTGCTGAACGCAGTGGAATCTTCGTTTAAACTGATGTTACTGAAGTTGCGGTTCATGTATGTGAGGGGTTACAGTTGTAGGGTTTTACAAAGTTATACATATGGTCCCTGTTGTTTAGGAGTTTTATAAAGTTACACGTGAGGGGGGTTTAACATACAAAAGTTAACTGGGTTTAGCTGAAAGGACACCGCCCGTTAATGATTGCAAACAGAAAGGACATACAGTGTAATTTTTAAAGTTAAAGGACAGCGTATGTCGAAAcattgaaacataaaggacgaaaagtgcaatttagcctatttttttaacccttttaattttttctacttttaacccaaaatttttcatctttggggggggggggaggttattgcacggacctcccggccgctggagtgatcccactccacaagctagcAACGTCCCAATGCTGTCTGGCGGTGAATACCCCATCCTGAGCTGAGTCTGTTTCCCTCTGGGAAGAAGGTGGCAGAATACCCCCTGcctggactcgaacccgggtctctaTGAAGAGTAGAGGTGGGACTGGCCAACTGGGACACCCCAGTTGGTTcaaaatttttcatcttttgtcatttaaccaaacacttttttatttaaaactttggtcccccatactttttatctttcgcaagtttttcattttacgtttcgttctaaattttgtgagttaacacgtcgcaacgtgcgtgtggggttcaacgtttttggtCTATTTTTTCACATTTGATAGGTATGTCGCAACTTTTCTATTTCCCCCTTTGGCAAGTTCGCCGCAATGGGCAAGTCCTAGATCGatttagtgtcacaccccaaccaatggcggtaACATCgaggcgcggcactaggcgaaccagattgctcaagagaatccataacaactattaaatgaCAATATTTAAAAGGTTCATTGTCCCATACCAATAAACAAACATTCCACAAACAGTTATCACAGAGTTACATCTCTTAAACAAAACaagtccgacaacctagatttctattagatgagtttctagacttccaaACTTGATTTCAGCATAACATTCCATCAACCtggcacatacgttagaataaaagtcaatacataaagtaaaggtgagtacacaagtttgcatagtaATAGTATAAAAagtgtttacgcataaccagcatgtaacgcGTAACGGGCGAAACATGTAACTATCAACAATGATACAACTTAACCACgagactgcgttgtagagtatgcgcgacacatgttcaccgaaatgaacacgtgaagtaaagtaatgtgatccctagcaacccctgtcacacaagtgctgagtccaaactatagtactatcgttgctagaggcggtcCAGTATaacactgtataagcatagtaacaagcattcaacaaatcacgtatagcatgcgggaACAGTTAGCGTTtgtaaagtgtttgcgttgtgtgttgtgttttgatatagaacttatgtaacacccaaaagtgcgttaaacgaaaatgggttcgagtatactcacagtgtgtgTTTATCAAGTAAACACAAgctggattggattgaagggagcgcgtcggGTCAGCCTGTGCATGGAAACAGAAGCATAAGTCTTCCTCAGGGCTGAATGGTTGTAAACAGAATGTCGGACGAGATCACTGTTCAACAGTCTATCCGAACGAATGAGTCCCATCTGAGCGGATGGTCATCCCGAAGGATGGTCATCCGGGCGGATGGTCTGTGTTCGAtgtttttgtaaaattttctaagtaaaaGTTCAAGTTAACAGAGACggcgtgacgacgtgtcaaacaaagGAAAAATACCAAGTTCAGTTCATTCGGTCGGATGGGCCAAGCCCATTCGGACAGATGTGTTGTTCTTGATGAAGTttcatgtttgacccgttaatcggtgcatctctccggtggaaatccATTTTCAAGCCGGCTTTCGACTAAGGAACGAGTCGAGAGTCTGATTGAGTCCAGATTCCATCTATATTGTGTAAAAATCGAAAAAGAGTCCAAAACAAGTTGAAAAAGTGTTGAAATCTTTCATATTTAAGTTGCAAAGtgtgaaatcctttagatcttgaACCAATCTCGATTGAATGGTGCTCCTCAACTGTTTGCCTAAGCAAACCGAGTGGAATccaccttcaagaggtccaaatcagaTGATTTCGAGAAAAagttagtgtgtgtgtgtgtgattttgatgaagaatatGGAGTAGAAGTGATTAGAGATGAATGCTGGTGAAGATTTGAGGGAAAAAGCTTACAAAATGGCCTTGAATCGCGACTGAGAGCTTGGGAGCGAATGAGAGTGTCAAAGTGTGAGAATGAGGGCGTACGACTAGTATTTATAGGGGAAGAGCGAGGGTTAAGTCGGTGGCGAGTGGCAGCGTTCGGACGGCTCCATCCGGTCGAATGGTCATCCGGGCGGATGTCCATTCAGAAGGAAGGCCATTCGGACGGCCGAGTTTGtgcgagttagttttccaactttggtTCGTTTGTTAAGCATTGCGTTGCATTGCGTTTAAtcgagttgcgagtaagcgttTGAGCGTGTAAGCTTTGCgttgataaccacataacattaaacaaataatcacacaaataacACACATAATATAATTAAATTCGCGTTTCGAgttgagtttgcgttgcgatagcgTTTAGTCTAGATAAGCGATGTAAAACGTGATAAAATGCGTTTAAGTAGTAAGTGTTATAAGTAGCGTTTAAATGCGATAATCGTGATTAAGTAAGCGTTGTAATATGCGTTGAAAATGCGTCAAAAATATAGTTTAAACCCATTGCGTTAATCAAATATCGAGAGTACAAGCGTTTACGAAAGAAATAACAGCGATAGGTAACGatccgaaaagtcgggttgttatatttagttattcttttctacgttttacgtttctgtcTAATTTTTCCGCATTAACATACCGTAACGCATGTGCGTGGTTCAAtaattttacgtctgcttttcatTCAGTGTAaattttaccattttatctattttattttcaCGAGTTTTTCCGATGTTGAGGGTCGCTGCCAGTGATGTGGctttggtgctacttggcacggttttacgaacatTTTTAGccttactaatattttgtttcggtttacccctgtacttcctttacttaaaactATTCTTTTACGTGCATATGTTATGTACATGTAGGTATAATTTATAAATATGATTTACTCTACGTTTCAATGTAAACTTTTTCTGGAaatgagtcaggtcaaatatattacattttcgtttaaagaaaccatatttacgtatttttatgtacgtttcctTATAGATTCGAGTTGTTCCATGTTTCGAGataaacttttttgggaaatgagtcaggtcaaatataatatgttttcatgcttattttatgtatgttccgtaaattttgtttcgaaccgagtcGAGTCAAATTGTAgtttctttttttcctttttttaaaagctctaattaatctcttttgatTACACGTGTCAGATTTTCTTTCATACCGTTtatgttttctatgtatgagtcgggtcacatataatacattATGATTGTACGATATGAATtcatttactttatgttttgatccaatcgcaatgcttatACAAGTTACATTAAGTTCAATCGGATACCTCGAAAcacgtgttttcatatggttaatgcaccACATAACGTCTGGACTATTCTGTTAAATGTTTACGATGTAGCTGTGCTGGAACGCGCACAAGTCTTATTCTTAGTTTAAATAAAATAAGATGAGCAATAATGAAAAACAAATTAATTTTGATTTGTTTCTTGGTTTTACTGTTTCCAATGCTCTTGGTGGACATGAATCTAAATTTCAATTGAATTTTTGTTTTGCTAAACAAAACCTATTATATTGTCACGAAACAAGTCACCAACCAGCTAGTAGCTGGTACTTACATACAACCCCAAACAAACATCCGACAAGcagaaaacaaaactaaaaacTTAACCAAATGCACTGATATAAAACTTCTTCTAAGTTTCCCAAGACGACATCCTCAACTTCGATCGGTTTTTAACCCAAAGATAACTCAATGTCTTCGACTCCTCGATCACGCCTGAAACAAGAGGAgtttgtttattaaaaattgcATTGTTCCTTGTTCTCCACAAACTCCAAATGACAGTGAGGATAACCGCATAAAGAGCCTTATTTCGTTTTTTTTGACCCGCTCAGATTATGGTGCAAATGCAGCAGGTCATGGAAGTGAAAAGCATAGATTGGTGGAGTATGGCACCATTGTGAGATCACTGTCCAAATGGTTTGTGAGAAGTGACAGGAAATAAACAAGTGTTCCGTCGTCACCCCAAATATCACAATGTATAATATGTGAAGGTAAAGTAGAATGAGATACAACTGATGTAAAAGGCAATCTAGTCGATTTTGAAACACTACAAGCAGTACATTGTGTGTGTGGTTTTGTTTGTCATACGTAAAAATGAACATCTAGACAAAATATCATTAGACGGATGACCTAGCCGGGAATGCCAAGTATTACGAGAAGCAGATGTAAAAGCCGCAAGTGAATAGAATTGATGTGGACCACAACGTGTGGTGGCGAAGCTGTCCAGTCAAGGTCTGAATATGCAGACCAAGATGTGAAAATATGACAACAATGGGATGCTCAATAACCAGCTGTGTGATAGACAAGAGGTTCTTGGCTGAGCTAGGAACCACTAACACGGGTCGTAATAACAAAGTATGATCAGATAAGTGTAATAATGTGCTACCGAAAGTGACTTACCATTACCAACAACAACTTTCTCAGAAACGGTATAAGGAGTACCATTGAAAACAATCGAGGCATCAACGGTCATATAAGCGGTCGCTCCAGAATCCGTAATCCACAAGTCAACCCGCTCGCTGACATTTGAAAAATAAGCACTAGGCCCAAAATGAGGAGAAATTTGCTGCTGGGCCCAATTatgtcacggccctagccccggtttgacccggtcaagagccgcgggacaggaaccccgtggtatttaatttaggcgacagcggaagtctttaatacatgatcttttaatactaaaaatgcccgtttactttattacataatttagggataaaaccctgtaatttacaataaagtgatttcactgggaaatccttatttcacaaaacatgtttctttatttatttatattgagccacttccttaagcttgtagtgcttcacggcacttttcttggatcacaacagatcacctgaaacaagtttgaaaaaggttttgtcagcggaaaatactgagtgaatcattcttttgtTAAAACGGcattttgttataatttacagtattaagagcgaatacaatgtttctgtttatcaaccaactacccacagtatttgtcactcgacaaTCTATCGGTAACCTCTgagtccaatggtgtctgtgactatggtcatatcaccccttggctaactcgttgtccaatggtgacgattatcaagtaatgtatacaaaaccccacataccggctgtaatttggtgattacaaagacttaatccctgtaattataactttgaaataaataggattttggaaataatttgataaaaagagaatgactcaccttgcaGATTTATACGGGCGAATTTTAATCTACTGATTAGcatgtttaacctaatttaaataacaatgcacacgaactgggttagtaactaatccagcatttacgacaattcaagagattaaaccctcataacaaatgacaaagtgcgatacttaaacatccatcgaattaacgacgaatgacaaagtataaacccaatttgagcagcacttaaacattcgttggatagtttcaatcgattggacgttgaatcgtaatagcgatcgagttaatacccggtatcgtagcagcacctcaCTATATGAAATTATAATTTTGGACAGTATATCTTCGTTTTTGGAAAGTTTCGTCGACACAGAATGAAAGCCCCTGagctaggctatttatagcctggaATTGGGTTTTACGCCGCCCGTGTAAACCCACACAtatatcttacgcggcccgcgaggccgcCTAATCTAGGCGTAGGGTTGATGGGTCATGGGCTTAGGCTGGACTTATGGGTTATACGTGGCCCGGATACTTATCCGGTTGAATttcaagttgacgcggcccgcgtaaacatcCTTTAAGTTCTATGCGGCCCGTCTAAAACCCTAAAACTTATCCGGTTTGTTCATTAAGTTGtagcgacccgcgtaaggttaagctatcctttacgcggcccgcctaaaacccaattttttttgtttttcttggtttttcatgtacagtagggttttaggggtccggtTTACATCTATAGGTTGgttagggacatttttgaaggtccttacatcctc
Above is a window of Helianthus annuus cultivar XRQ/B chromosome 14, HanXRQr2.0-SUNRISE, whole genome shotgun sequence DNA encoding:
- the LOC110907051 gene encoding protein spotted leaf 11-like, which encodes MNRNFSNISLNEDSTAFSNCNRSGEFPTTSLQSKRLILACATEKSDDLIQQLVSDLESDSMKTSGDELRLLAKNKPENRVKIAKSGAIKPLISLISCSDPELQEHGVTAILNLSLCYENKELLASSGAIRLLVIC